The DNA window CGGGGCGGCGCGATGATGCCCCGTCGTCTAATGGTAAGACTACGGACTCTGACTCCGTCAATTGAGGTTCGAATCCTCACGGGGCATCCAGCCGTCCCTGCGCTCTGTTTCGCGCGGTTCGGCCCGCGCGGATCGACCCACGCGGTTAGGGATGCGTCCTCAGGCGTAATAGAGCTCGCCCGAAGCCGGATCGAACGCGACTTCTCGCGCGGCCATGTCCTCGTCGATCGAATGCATGAAGCCCGTGTAGAGCGCGGCCCCGTTCGCGATGTTCTCCTCGATTCTCTCCAGCGCCTGCGCGATGTCGGTGAAGTTCACCCCCTCGAGTGCGTTGATGCCATAGGCCCACCACTGGAGTTCGAGCAGCTTCTCGATCGTGGCTGGGTCGAAGCGGTAGCGGATGACCCTTGCAGGAGCGCCGCCGACGATCGCGTAGGGCGGCACGTCCGATGTCACGACCGAGCGCGATGCCACGACCGCGCCGTCGCCGATCGTGACCCCGCGGCGGATGAAGACGCCTTCGCCGATCCACACGTCGTTGCGGATCCTGATCTTGCCCAAACGGTGCGCGAGCGATCGCTCCTCCGCCTCCAGCGCCCTTGCGATCATCGCGCGGTTGCGGGCGTGGAAGGGCTCGAGGCCCCAGCCCCATTTCCATTTCGGATGGGTCAGCACGCCCGCCGTGGTCAGCTGGTCGGTCGGGTGCTCGACCTGTCCCGCCACGATGTTGCTGGCGATCGAGCAGAACCGCCCGATGACCGAGACATGCCGCATCAGCGTCGCCCTCCCGCCGAGATAGGTATAAGCCCCGATGGCGTCGATGTCGTAGGCGCCCTTGCGGACCTCGCACGGCGCTTCGAGCAGGATCGCCTTGGGCCGCCCGAAGCCGAATTGCACCTCCGGATTGATATGAATGTGCTTCTCACGGC is part of the Erythrobacter litoralis genome and encodes:
- a CDS encoding CatB-related O-acetyltransferase, with the translated sequence MPGFVPEETRRACREKHIHINPEVQFGFGRPKAILLEAPCEVRKGAYDIDAIGAYTYLGGRATLMRHVSVIGRFCSIASNIVAGQVEHPTDQLTTAGVLTHPKWKWGWGLEPFHARNRAMIARALEAEERSLAHRLGKIRIRNDVWIGEGVFIRRGVTIGDGAVVASRSVVTSDVPPYAIVGGAPARVIRYRFDPATIEKLLELQWWAYGINALEGVNFTDIAQALERIEENIANGAALYTGFMHSIDEDMAAREVAFDPASGELYYA